The sequence CTGATTATTTATTCATTTTTAGGAGTAAAAAATAGGCCGACTTATCGACCCTAAGCACTAGCTGATTACTGTTTTATACCGTCCCAGAGCACCGAAAAAGTGGCGTCCCAGTCGGCGTCAGTAAACGGTTTGCCTGTGTAAAGTGGTTGCTTGGCGGCTTCGTTGAGCAGCCCACAAACCAGCGTAACGAGCAGATCGGGGTCGAGGTCTTTGATGACCGTTTCGGCCTGCCCGCGTCGGATGACGTCGTAGATCGGTTGCAAAGCAGTCGTCTCGGCGGTTTGGGTCTGATCGGTCTCTACATAAAAAGGCGACCGATAATACTGCTCAAAAAAGGCGTTAAACTCTGGTCGATTTATGTTCTCATTCAAATAGTTGCGGGCTATTTTCTGCACTTGAATCCGGACTGGGTCCGATTCGGTGACCCCGGCGGTAAGGTCGCGCCACGCCAATCGAACGAGATATACGTACAGGCGACTGATCAGCGCGGGCTTATCGGCAAAGTAGATATAGACCGTGCCCGTAGCTACCCCGGCTTCCCGAGCCAGGTCCGCCATTTTAAGGCCCGCCAAACCCGTTTGGGCAATTAGCCGCAAGGCCGTTTCCAGAATTAGAATCTCTTTCGCCTCGTCTTTCGTACGCATCGCTTTATGAACTTGACAGGGCAAAATTGAGTGAATAAAAATTCACTTACGAGTAAAAATGAAAAAATAATCAGCTTAGGTTCTGCCAACTTATGGCGTAGAACCCATTTCGTCAAAGTGGCTATCTGGCTTCCAGACGAATTTGTGGCTTGTCCAGACAAGTCCCAGCCGTTCATAGAACGCGTGGGTACGTTGCCGCTTTCGGTTCGAGGTCACTTCGAGGTGAACCCAGCCTGCCTGCCGGGCTTCATCCATAAACCACTCGATCAGCTGCTGACCAACGCCCTGGCTGCGGTAGTCGGGCCGGACGTACAGCTCCTGAATCTCGGCTACCGGCCCGGCGTGGTGAAGCAGCAACTGCACATGGCAACTGGCAAACCCCACCGGTACGTTGTCCGCTTCGGCAAGCACGTACCTGACGGCCGAGTTGCTCAGGTTAGCGTGGTAAATACGCTCGAAGGCCGGGTAGGGGAGGGTGGTTTCCTCCAGGTCACACAGGCTTTCATACACGAAGGGCAGGTCGTCGGAGGTTGCGGGGCGGAGCATGGTAAACGATAAAATGGGCGCTGTCAACTCACCCGTTGGTGCCTTAACAACACCCATTTTATCGTATTCTTTTCTGATCGTCGCTACCAGTTTTTGTCTTTCAGGAGTTTGTCGAGATCGGCGCGGGGCATCGGTACCTTGTCGGGGTTAGCGTCGATCCACTTAACGAACGCCTGCTTGATGTCGGCTGTCCAGGTTTGATCGATCTGACCGGGCGTGAACTTACCCTCGCGCAACATTTGATGCCCGAAGCCGTCCTGTAGCGAGATGAACTCCGAATTCAGAATGACTTTTTCGGCCAGATGCGCTGGGATGAACACCACGCCTTCTTTTTTGGCCAGCACGACGTCGCCCGGCAGCACAATCGCCCGGCCAATACGGATGGGGCAGTTGACGCAGGTCATGGTCATATCCTGAATGTAGCTGGGGTCAAAACCACGTACCCAGCCGTTGAAACCCTCAATGGCCTCCAGCCCTTCGAGGTCGCGCACGCTGCCGTCGAAGATGATGCCCGTTTTCGATTTGGCAAAAATGGAGTTACCGAGGTTATCGCCGATGAGCGTACCCCAGACAATTTTACCCATGCCATCGGCCACATACACGTCGCCATTCTGAAGCATGTCGATGGGCCACGAGTTGGTATTTCCCTTGCGGCCCTGCGTCTTGCCCAGTTCTTTAATCGGCTTCTCCATGTCGGGGCGGCTGGGCATGTACTGGGCCGTGAGTACGCGCCCCACCATCGGCTCGCTGGGGCGGATGATCTGCCAGTTGCCATCGAACTGATTGTTGTAGCCCTCGTTGCGCAGGATGCCCCAAGCTTCTTCGAGCGACACATTTTTCAGCCGTTTCAACAGGGCATCGGATACCCGCGGGCGGCCGTCGGGCGTGCGTTCGCCTTTCCAACTGGCGGTGTAAAACTGGAGTTGGTCTTTGGGGAGTTCAATCTGGGCAACAGCCGGGAGCAGAGCGGCCGAGAACAAGGTGGTTAGGAATAGATTTTTCATCAAGCCAGTAGGCGTTTGGTATTTTACCAGTAAAAGATTGGGTATTAAGTAAAATACTGGCAGTAACGGGTTTTGAGAGAAATGCGTCGCCCCTCCTTGGCAGGCGCTCATTCCCAGTCCCTTACTATGAAGAAAGCCATACTCGACCTACTCCGACATGCCCCCGACCGACCAGCCATCGCGTCGACACCACCGGTCATTTCGTCTGCCACGCCTCCCTCACGCCGCGATTTTCTTCAGAAGTCGGCCTTGGGTGGTTTGTCGGTAGGCCTGGTGTTCGACCGCCTAAAAAGCCCGTTTGCAGTTGATCAGGAATTGGAATTTACCACGCAACGTGTCAACCGGCTGGCGGCGCCATCGGACCTGAAAATTACCGATCTGCGCATTGCCCACCTGGCGGGCGTGCCGTTCACCAGCCCGATCATCCGCATCGACACCAATCAGGGGCTGGTTGGTTGGGGCGAAGTGCGCGACGGCGCCAGCCCCAATTACGCACTCATGCTGAAATCGAGGCTGCTGGGTAAAAACCCCTGCAACGTGGAGCAGTTGTTCAAGCTCATTAAGCCTTTTGGTGGTCATGGCCGGGCGGCTGGCGGCGTCTGCGGCGTCGAGATGGCGCTGTGGGATTTGGCCGGTAAAGCCTACAACGTACCTGTGTACCAGATGCTTGGCGGTAAATATCGCGACTACGTGCGCGTGTATGCCGATACGCCCGAGGGCAAAACCTACGACGATTTTGCCGTCAATATGAAGAAGCGGGCCGATCAGGGTTTCACGTTTTTGAAGATGGACTTCGGCATCGGGATGCTGGCCGGGCAGAAAGGCATGCTCGTGGGCGGCGATGTCTGGGACGTGGCCAACCAATACGGCAACAGCCAGACCAGCAAAGTGGGCAACTACGGCATGACCCGCCACCCCTTTACCCGCATTCAGGTCACGAAGAAAGGCATCGATAAACTGGCTGAACACGTCGGGCGGGTGCGCGACATTGTGGGCTACGATACGCCGCTGGCCGCTGACCATTTTGGCCATTTCGACGTCAATACGGCGATTCAGATGGGCAAGGCGATGGAACCGTTCCGGCTGGCCTGGCTCGAAGACCTCGTGCCCTGGTTCTACGGCGATCAGTGGAAACAGATTACCGATGCCATTGATACCCCAACGCTGACGGGCGAAGATATTTTCCTGAAAGAGGAGTTCATCAAGCTCATCGACAAGCGCGCCGTCGACATGATTCACCCGGATCTGGCGTCGTCGGGCGGGATTCTGGAAACGAAAAAAATCGGCGATTACGCCGAGGAGTCGGGTATTCCGATGGCGATGCACTTTGCCGGTTCGCCCATTTGTATGATGGCCAACGTGCATTGCGCCGCCGCCACCGAAAACTTCGTGGCACTCGAACACCACGGTGTCGACGTCGACGGCTGGGAGGACATCGTTACGGGCCTGAAACCCATCGTGGAAAAAGGCTTCGTGAAGGTCCCCGACAAGCCTGGCCTAGGCGTGGAATTGAACGAAGACGTTGCGAAAAAATTCCTCAAGAAAGGCTCAACCTGGTTTGCGCCCACCGACGTCTGGAACACGAAAGATTCGTGGGATCGGGAGTGGAGCTAGATTAGTAAAGAGCGAAAGAGACAAAGAGTGAATGGTTGAAGCCAGATAATAGATGCGTCAGCCATTCACTCTTTGTCTCTTTCGCTCTTTATTCCTTCTCGCAGTCCAGCCAATCGTAGCCGGGGTCGATGGGCGCGCCATCGGGGGCGGCGAGTGGGGTATTGGCAACGGCGGGTTGCTGCGGGTTGCGTTCGTACTGCTGAATGAGCCAGAGTAACTGGTTAGGCGACGTATCGCTCACGACGTAGTTGAACGGCGCATCGGTAGACCGTTGCGTGAGGTATTTGTATCGGATGTGCTGGATGGCGTCGTGCGCCACGGAACGTACCCGGCCATCGGCTTCTTTGTCGGAGGCCAGCGCAATCAGGCTTTCGAGCAGGCGGCGGCTCGTCAGTTGCTGAATGGCCTCGTCGTAGGTACGTGCCTCGCCCGCGTTGCGACGCATCGGTTCAAACGTTACGTTGATGAGGCTCGTCAGCAGGTCGCTGAAGCCGGGCATGGCCGAATCCATCGCTTTTTGGTTGAGCAGCCGGGCGCAGCGCTCAGGGTTGAGCAACAGCCGGAGCGTCAGGTTGGCGGCGGCTTCGGGCGGGCCCATCGGGTCGAATGTCAGGCCCGTATGGCGTTTGAACACCTCCCGCGGGTTGGCATCAATGCCAAACGCCCGCGGCGGAATCAGGGACAGAATGCCCTTGGGAAGCGCCAGAATGCGCGGTTGCAGCGTGGCAACCAGCGCGTCGATGGCTTTGCGTTGCCGGGCGGCCGGTACCGGCTCGGCCACCACCTGCCCGTCGCCGCGCAGGGCGTAACTGTAGAGCACGCCACCGACCACTTTGCTGGCGGCTTCGGTCTGGTAGCGGTGAAACATGTACATCGGCACCAGCACTTCTTCCAGCGTAGCCATCGGCATCCCCACCGGAATCTTGCGCGCGTCAAACTGATCCAGCGCGATCCGGCGAATGGCCAGCGTGCGCGCCAGTTCGTCAGTAGCGTCAGCCTGACCGTCCCACAGGTGCGTGTCGGGGTGGGCGCTGCCTTCGGGGCGGGCATCCTGGTCACTCAGGAATTTCAGTCCCTTCTTCACGTAATCATCGATCAGTTTGTCGAGCGCGGCTTTCTCATTTGTGCCTTTTGGGAAATCCTGGTAGCCGTACGTAATGGCCACTTTATCCCAGGCCCCGATACCAGTGGCGTAGGCGCTGTCGAGCGTGAGTTTATTATTGGCCAGAATGCCCACCAGCGGGTGCGGGTAGTCCATCACCGACGACCGGTTGACCGTGCTGGCAATGTAGTTGTGGGGCAGGCCGAGCGTGTGGCCCACTTCATGCGCCGCCAACTGCCGCAGCCGGGCCAGGGCCATCGGCATCAGAGCGGCGGTATCGGCGCTGTTGTTCTCAAACCGGGCGGTGAGCCCCTGCGCGATGAGGTAATCCTGACGTACCCGGAGCGAACCCAGCGTCACTTTTCCTTTCAAAATCTCGCCCGTACGCGGGTCGACAATGCTCATGCCGTACGACCAGCCGCGCGTGGAGCGATGTACCCACTGAATCAGGTTGTACCGAATGTCCATTGGGTCGGCGTCGGCGGGCAGCAGTTTTACCTGAAACGCATTGCGGTACCCCGCCGCCTCGAAGGCCTGATTCCACCAGCTCGTCCCCTCGATCAGTGCCTGCCGGATGGGCTCGGGCGCGCCGGGATCCATGTAGTAGATGATGGGTTTCACGGGGTCGCTGATGGCCGCCGTGGGGTCTTTCTTCGCCAACCGGTGCCGAACAATGTAGCGCTTAATGATGGGCTGGCTGACGGGCGTGGCGTAATCGAAAAACTCGATGTTGTTCAGGCCCGCGCGCGGGTCAAACAGGCGGGGCTGGTAGGAACCATCGAGTGGGGGCAGTTCCACAAACGAGTGGTGTTGCCGCATGGTCACGGCGGTGGGCGTTGGCACCACCTGCCGGAGGTACTGGCCCGGTGAGTCGCCCGTCAGCGTAATGGTCGTTTCAAACTCTGTATTCTGCGGAAAGGCCTTTGTATGGGGCAAATACATGGCGCAACGGCTCGCATCGACCCGAAACGATCCCTGTCGGGTCTGGGCGATGGCCTGCACGGCGCCCACGGCATCCTGCATCAGAAACGGCGTCAGATCGACCAGTACTCTCTGGCCATCTTCAGCGGCGATCTCAAAGCCCGCGTGCACCGACTGCGCAAAGGATTCGGCAACGGCCCGCCGTTCGAGTGAATCGCGGCTCAGCGCGCGGTAACCGTAGTTTGGCTCGATCAGCAGCACCTTGTTGCCACTCCGTTCAAACTTGACCACGTGTTCGGCACCCAATCGGCCCCGGTCGAGGCCGATGTCGTTAGAGCCAACGCCCTGCGCCAGTGTAGGGTAGTAGAGCATTTCCTGCCCGAATCGGTCGATTTCGAGCCAGATTTTGCCTTTCTTGGCGTCCCAGTAAAAAGTCAGAAAGCCCGCCCGTTTGTCCATATCCTTCGTGAAGGAGGCGATGGTTGGGGAGGCAGCAGGCGCATTGGGCTGGGCGAAAAGCGAAGTCGTCAGCAGCCAAAGCAGAGCCGAGTAACAGAAGCGCATGGTAAAGAAGTCGGTTAAGTAGGCAAAATACGCCCAAAACAGACGCTCCGCGCCGATTAGCTGCCTTTTATGACCCGCCTATCTACCTGAAAAGACTCGTTTTCGACGATGTTTACCGCATCGACAAAGGCGGAATGCAGGGCATGAATCAGTTAGTTAATCGATCCGCTTTTTTAAACCCATAAGGGCTGGGCGCCCCCGTCTAAAACCTTATAAGTTTGTAG comes from Fibrella aestuarina BUZ 2 and encodes:
- a CDS encoding GNAT family N-acetyltransferase gives rise to the protein MLRPATSDDLPFVYESLCDLEETTLPYPAFERIYHANLSNSAVRYVLAEADNVPVGFASCHVQLLLHHAGPVAEIQELYVRPDYRSQGVGQQLIEWFMDEARQAGWVHLEVTSNRKRQRTHAFYERLGLVWTSHKFVWKPDSHFDEMGSTP
- a CDS encoding TetR/AcrR family transcriptional regulator yields the protein MRTKDEAKEILILETALRLIAQTGLAGLKMADLAREAGVATGTVYIYFADKPALISRLYVYLVRLAWRDLTAGVTESDPVRIQVQKIARNYLNENINRPEFNAFFEQYYRSPFYVETDQTQTAETTALQPIYDVIRRGQAETVIKDLDPDLLVTLVCGLLNEAAKQPLYTGKPFTDADWDATFSVLWDGIKQ
- a CDS encoding RraA family protein, whose product is MKNLFLTTLFSAALLPAVAQIELPKDQLQFYTASWKGERTPDGRPRVSDALLKRLKNVSLEEAWGILRNEGYNNQFDGNWQIIRPSEPMVGRVLTAQYMPSRPDMEKPIKELGKTQGRKGNTNSWPIDMLQNGDVYVADGMGKIVWGTLIGDNLGNSIFAKSKTGIIFDGSVRDLEGLEAIEGFNGWVRGFDPSYIQDMTMTCVNCPIRIGRAIVLPGDVVLAKKEGVVFIPAHLAEKVILNSEFISLQDGFGHQMLREGKFTPGQIDQTWTADIKQAFVKWIDANPDKVPMPRADLDKLLKDKNW
- a CDS encoding zinc-dependent metalloprotease encodes the protein MRFCYSALLWLLTTSLFAQPNAPAASPTIASFTKDMDKRAGFLTFYWDAKKGKIWLEIDRFGQEMLYYPTLAQGVGSNDIGLDRGRLGAEHVVKFERSGNKVLLIEPNYGYRALSRDSLERRAVAESFAQSVHAGFEIAAEDGQRVLVDLTPFLMQDAVGAVQAIAQTRQGSFRVDASRCAMYLPHTKAFPQNTEFETTITLTGDSPGQYLRQVVPTPTAVTMRQHHSFVELPPLDGSYQPRLFDPRAGLNNIEFFDYATPVSQPIIKRYIVRHRLAKKDPTAAISDPVKPIIYYMDPGAPEPIRQALIEGTSWWNQAFEAAGYRNAFQVKLLPADADPMDIRYNLIQWVHRSTRGWSYGMSIVDPRTGEILKGKVTLGSLRVRQDYLIAQGLTARFENNSADTAALMPMALARLRQLAAHEVGHTLGLPHNYIASTVNRSSVMDYPHPLVGILANNKLTLDSAYATGIGAWDKVAITYGYQDFPKGTNEKAALDKLIDDYVKKGLKFLSDQDARPEGSAHPDTHLWDGQADATDELARTLAIRRIALDQFDARKIPVGMPMATLEEVLVPMYMFHRYQTEAASKVVGGVLYSYALRGDGQVVAEPVPAARQRKAIDALVATLQPRILALPKGILSLIPPRAFGIDANPREVFKRHTGLTFDPMGPPEAAANLTLRLLLNPERCARLLNQKAMDSAMPGFSDLLTSLINVTFEPMRRNAGEARTYDEAIQQLTSRRLLESLIALASDKEADGRVRSVAHDAIQHIRYKYLTQRSTDAPFNYVVSDTSPNQLLWLIQQYERNPQQPAVANTPLAAPDGAPIDPGYDWLDCEKE
- a CDS encoding mandelate racemase/muconate lactonizing enzyme family protein — translated: MKKAILDLLRHAPDRPAIASTPPVISSATPPSRRDFLQKSALGGLSVGLVFDRLKSPFAVDQELEFTTQRVNRLAAPSDLKITDLRIAHLAGVPFTSPIIRIDTNQGLVGWGEVRDGASPNYALMLKSRLLGKNPCNVEQLFKLIKPFGGHGRAAGGVCGVEMALWDLAGKAYNVPVYQMLGGKYRDYVRVYADTPEGKTYDDFAVNMKKRADQGFTFLKMDFGIGMLAGQKGMLVGGDVWDVANQYGNSQTSKVGNYGMTRHPFTRIQVTKKGIDKLAEHVGRVRDIVGYDTPLAADHFGHFDVNTAIQMGKAMEPFRLAWLEDLVPWFYGDQWKQITDAIDTPTLTGEDIFLKEEFIKLIDKRAVDMIHPDLASSGGILETKKIGDYAEESGIPMAMHFAGSPICMMANVHCAAATENFVALEHHGVDVDGWEDIVTGLKPIVEKGFVKVPDKPGLGVELNEDVAKKFLKKGSTWFAPTDVWNTKDSWDREWS